The following proteins are encoded in a genomic region of Fundidesulfovibrio putealis DSM 16056:
- a CDS encoding methyl-accepting chemotaxis protein codes for MNNIRVGVRLVTAFLLVALLTTLIGVLGYTGLNSTKAYLDSSNKDSIPGITYLATMRFQLRNLVVVQRTLLNDKLPPQERQRQRDNFDESRKAYREAMEAYEKLPLSAEEAVEFRVFKQSIEAGRVINDQIMKLIGEWEKDPKNEALFSALSDQVMDKGVAANRAINDSVGKLMAISVKNAQADTAKADKEVDFLSAVMLALAVGAPVASILLGLYITRTISRPLKQNLDFADSVAQGNLNATLNVTGSDETGKLADGLRTMVDTLKKKIAEAEAASAQALRETENARLATAEAEKAKEMAERAKQEGMLQAAGRIEGVVEVVTSASEQLSAQIEQSSRGAENQAQRVGETATAMEEMNATVLEVARSASQAAETSATAREKAEEGSKTVDRAMQGIGEAQRQALALRDGMTALGKQAQGIGQVMNVISDIADQTNLLALNAAIEAARAGDAGRGFAVVADEVRKLAEKTMTATKEVGDSIGAVQEGTRNNIANVDRAVSKIDEATVLAGESGEALREIVSLVEAASDQVRSIATASEQQSAASEEINRAIEEISQISSETSEGMRQSALAVSELADQAQELKGLVDEMKSGDDHHHTALSSARAHTRQASLPASRVQPRLTGSASPRRLGS; via the coding sequence ATGAACAACATTCGCGTCGGAGTCCGTCTTGTAACCGCATTCCTGCTCGTCGCCCTGCTGACAACTCTGATCGGCGTGCTGGGTTACACGGGTCTTAACTCCACCAAAGCCTACCTGGACAGCAGCAACAAGGACTCCATTCCGGGGATAACCTATCTGGCGACCATGCGCTTCCAGTTGCGCAACCTCGTAGTGGTGCAACGCACCCTGCTGAACGACAAGCTCCCCCCCCAGGAGCGCCAGCGCCAGCGCGACAACTTCGACGAATCCCGCAAGGCGTACCGTGAAGCCATGGAAGCCTATGAAAAGCTCCCGCTGAGCGCCGAGGAAGCGGTCGAATTCAGGGTTTTCAAGCAGAGCATCGAAGCCGGGCGCGTGATAAACGACCAGATCATGAAGCTCATCGGGGAGTGGGAAAAGGACCCCAAGAACGAAGCTCTCTTCTCTGCGCTCTCTGACCAGGTGATGGACAAGGGCGTCGCAGCCAACCGAGCCATCAATGACTCGGTGGGCAAACTCATGGCCATCAGCGTGAAGAACGCGCAGGCCGACACGGCCAAGGCGGACAAGGAGGTCGACTTCCTGTCTGCGGTGATGCTGGCCCTGGCCGTAGGCGCGCCCGTGGCCTCCATCCTGCTGGGCCTCTACATCACCCGCACCATCTCCCGGCCCCTGAAGCAGAACCTGGATTTCGCCGACTCCGTGGCCCAGGGGAACCTGAACGCGACGCTCAACGTGACCGGCTCGGACGAGACCGGCAAGCTGGCCGACGGCCTGCGCACCATGGTAGACACCCTCAAGAAGAAGATCGCCGAAGCCGAAGCCGCCAGCGCCCAGGCCCTGCGCGAAACCGAGAACGCCCGTCTGGCCACTGCCGAGGCCGAAAAAGCCAAGGAGATGGCCGAGCGCGCCAAGCAGGAGGGCATGCTCCAGGCCGCAGGGCGCATCGAAGGCGTGGTGGAGGTTGTCACATCGGCTTCCGAACAGCTTTCCGCGCAGATCGAACAGTCCAGCCGAGGCGCCGAGAATCAGGCCCAGCGAGTCGGCGAGACCGCAACCGCCATGGAAGAGATGAACGCCACGGTGCTGGAGGTTGCCCGCAGCGCTTCCCAGGCCGCCGAAACATCAGCAACCGCCAGGGAAAAGGCCGAGGAAGGCTCCAAAACCGTGGACCGGGCGATGCAGGGCATCGGCGAAGCGCAGCGGCAGGCTCTGGCCCTCAGAGACGGCATGACCGCCCTTGGCAAACAGGCTCAGGGCATCGGCCAAGTGATGAACGTCATCTCCGACATCGCCGACCAGACCAACCTCCTGGCCCTGAACGCGGCCATTGAAGCCGCCCGCGCGGGTGACGCCGGTCGCGGATTCGCCGTGGTGGCCGACGAGGTGCGAAAGCTCGCCGAAAAGACCATGACCGCCACCAAGGAAGTGGGTGACTCCATCGGCGCGGTTCAAGAGGGCACGCGAAACAACATCGCCAACGTTGACCGGGCCGTCAGCAAGATAGACGAAGCCACAGTGCTGGCCGGGGAATCCGGCGAGGCCCTGCGCGAGATCGTCTCCCTGGTGGAAGCGGCCTCGGACCAGGTGCGCTCCATCGCCACGGCCAGCGAGCAGCAGTCAGCCGCGAGCGAGGAGATCAACCGCGCCATCGAGGAGATCAGCCAGATCTCCTCCGAAACCTCGGAAGGCATGCGCCAGTCCGCCTTGGCCGTGTCCGAACTGGCCGATCAGGCCCAGGAACTCAAAGGTCTGGTGGACGAGATGAAGTCCGGCGACGATCACCATCATACGGCGCTGTCATCGGCGCGCGCCCACACTCGTCAGGCCTCCCTGCCTGCATCGCGCGTTCAACCGCGCCTGACAGGGAGCGCAAGCCCGCGCAGGCTCGGCTCATAG
- a CDS encoding L-serine ammonia-lyase: MSPISTSVFELFKIGPGPSSSHTIGPMLAAHDFLEDARSLPPDLLARVASLEVRLYGSLAATGRGHGTVRAVLAGLLGHRPETCPPDILDAMSRFDSGAVSLDGRQIVISEDTVVFDYLTVPDHHPNTIRLRLKDDSGAVLHEREAYSVGGGFIEWQGQAPPERPEVPHHYSNMTELLEIIAKTGLSLPEVLMANEMALTGLSRQDIAGKLEHVMRVMEDAVERGLEEEGPLPGPLGLHRKAKALFERYRQDPQMQDRPILALCACAFAASEENAAGHTIVTAPTAGGSGVLPAVLYVTKNLRPTAGVFRKDLREALLAAAVVGMLAKHNASVSGAEVGCQGEVGVASAMAAAFLGQVYGNPAHVIENAAETALEHHLGLTCDPVQGYVQIPCIERNAMGAVKAFAAYQIAAAEVPGHHMVGLDQAIKAMAETGRDMCAKYKETAQGGLAASVRC; this comes from the coding sequence ATGAGCCCAATCAGCACATCAGTCTTCGAACTGTTCAAGATCGGCCCCGGCCCTTCCAGCTCGCACACCATCGGCCCCATGCTGGCCGCCCATGATTTCCTGGAGGACGCCCGCAGCCTGCCGCCGGACCTCCTGGCGCGCGTGGCCTCGCTGGAGGTCCGCCTGTACGGTTCGCTGGCGGCAACGGGGCGCGGGCACGGGACGGTGCGGGCCGTGCTGGCCGGGCTCCTGGGCCATCGCCCGGAGACCTGCCCGCCGGACATCCTGGACGCCATGAGCCGCTTCGACTCCGGCGCGGTCAGCCTGGACGGACGCCAGATCGTCATCTCCGAAGACACCGTGGTGTTCGACTACCTCACCGTGCCCGACCACCATCCCAATACCATCCGACTGCGCCTCAAGGACGACTCCGGCGCGGTGCTGCATGAGCGCGAAGCCTACTCCGTGGGGGGAGGCTTCATCGAGTGGCAGGGCCAAGCCCCGCCGGAACGCCCTGAAGTGCCGCACCACTATTCCAACATGACCGAGTTGCTGGAGATCATCGCGAAAACAGGCCTCTCCCTGCCTGAGGTGCTCATGGCCAACGAGATGGCCCTCACCGGGCTTTCGCGCCAGGACATAGCAGGCAAGCTCGAGCACGTGATGCGCGTCATGGAGGACGCTGTGGAGCGCGGCCTGGAGGAGGAAGGCCCCCTGCCCGGCCCGCTCGGCCTGCACCGCAAGGCCAAGGCCCTGTTCGAGCGCTACCGCCAGGACCCCCAGATGCAGGACCGGCCCATCCTGGCCCTGTGCGCCTGCGCCTTCGCCGCCTCCGAGGAGAACGCCGCCGGGCACACCATCGTCACCGCGCCCACGGCGGGAGGCTCCGGTGTTCTGCCCGCCGTGCTGTACGTTACCAAGAACCTGCGCCCCACGGCGGGCGTATTCCGGAAGGACCTGCGCGAGGCCCTGCTGGCCGCTGCCGTGGTGGGCATGCTGGCCAAGCACAACGCCTCGGTGAGCGGCGCTGAAGTGGGCTGCCAGGGCGAAGTGGGCGTGGCCTCGGCCATGGCCGCAGCGTTTCTGGGACAGGTGTACGGCAATCCCGCCCACGTGATCGAGAACGCTGCCGAGACCGCGCTCGAGCACCACCTGGGCCTGACCTGCGACCCGGTGCAGGGCTACGTGCAGATCCCATGCATCGAGCGAAACGCCATGGGCGCGGTGAAAGCCTTCGCCGCCTACCAGATCGCCGCCGCAGAAGTGCCTGGGCACCACATGGTGGGCCTGGACCAGGCCATCAAGGCCATGGCCGAAACCGGGCGCGACATGTGCGCCAAATACAAGGAGACCGCCCAGGGCGGGCTGGCCGCCAGCGTCCGCTGCTGA
- a CDS encoding acyltransferase family protein codes for MKRDIPQLHFIRAVAMVGIFLHHLFQGIGPLRDAQAGTLIGEAFLDMALGVVVFNVMTSFLLAMPYVGANPAPIPTLRDFLPKRLARLCPHYYIAVALVVLGNAVVYRVIDLSAWLPSTLSHIFFLDPLRPQSFMSNTAAYWWLGLLIQFTLAYPWLLKQYRKFGAAKLTIAVTLVVWPLTEALKIWGRTAPGGIGDTLAFLSSFNLPSRLPEFLIGMWMAELWKERPERVWPIDAKLGGLIFGACGVSLVLWMLGVPRPWFANVAWTLAVFVVLFALPLATRLGAHPKVLWLSGASYAIYLLHQPILSYLDVPVASFSPWLKFVVLGALGWYFSVKVAAYVDDNAAWISAKLSPKKR; via the coding sequence GTGAAGAGAGACATTCCCCAACTGCATTTCATCCGTGCCGTGGCCATGGTGGGCATCTTCCTGCACCATCTGTTTCAAGGAATAGGCCCCCTGCGCGACGCCCAGGCCGGGACCCTCATCGGCGAGGCCTTCCTGGACATGGCCCTTGGGGTGGTGGTCTTCAACGTGATGACCAGCTTCCTGCTGGCCATGCCCTACGTGGGCGCAAACCCCGCCCCCATCCCCACGCTGCGCGATTTCCTGCCCAAGCGCCTGGCGCGCCTGTGCCCGCACTACTACATCGCCGTGGCGCTGGTGGTGCTGGGCAACGCCGTGGTCTACCGGGTCATCGACCTGTCGGCCTGGCTGCCCTCGACCCTGTCGCACATCTTCTTCCTGGACCCGCTGAGGCCCCAGTCCTTCATGTCCAACACGGCAGCCTACTGGTGGCTGGGCCTGCTCATCCAGTTCACCCTGGCCTATCCGTGGCTCCTCAAGCAGTACCGCAAATTCGGCGCGGCAAAACTGACCATCGCCGTCACGCTCGTCGTCTGGCCCCTCACCGAGGCGCTGAAAATCTGGGGCCGCACGGCTCCCGGCGGCATCGGCGACACCCTGGCCTTTCTCTCCAGCTTCAACCTGCCGTCGCGCCTGCCGGAGTTTCTCATCGGCATGTGGATGGCCGAGCTCTGGAAGGAACGCCCCGAACGGGTCTGGCCCATTGACGCCAAGCTCGGCGGGCTGATCTTCGGAGCCTGCGGCGTGAGCCTTGTCCTGTGGATGCTTGGCGTGCCGCGCCCCTGGTTCGCCAACGTGGCCTGGACCCTGGCCGTGTTCGTGGTGCTGTTCGCCCTGCCGCTCGCCACCCGCCTGGGGGCGCACCCCAAGGTGCTGTGGCTCTCGGGCGCGTCCTACGCCATTTATCTCCTGCACCAGCCGATACTCAGCTACCTGGACGTGCCCGTGGCCTCGTTCTCGCCCTGGCTCAAGTTCGTGGTGCTGGGCGCGCTGGGCTGGTATTTCAGCGTGAAGGTGGCCGCCTACGTGGACGACAATGCGGCCTGGATTTCCGCGAAGCTGTCGCCCAAGAAAAGATAG
- a CDS encoding NADH-quinone oxidoreductase subunit B family protein has product MVTIAEEWLNSCSGCEIALLNLGETLLDLLPDLSFVHIPVLADNKYYGQTGERSALEIPKAQVGIISGGVRNEEHLEVLHVMRKQTDILVALGTCATEGGIPALANLTSTASMREMVYRGQPSTVPGPDPDTEAHHLPRMLERCDALHQHVAVDLSIPGCPPHPDWIAEAIGALLAGRAPKLPSRSVCDGCPTYRTGKSSSPALHRLLDQPAYDADQGLDAMQCLLEQGFMCLGPVTRRGCGGRTGSPRCISARVPCRGCYGRISAHTMPMVDYVGALTSVGQNFAAMPDKQGYLSRFDGSEAILKKLED; this is encoded by the coding sequence GTGGTCACCATTGCGGAAGAATGGCTCAATTCGTGTTCGGGCTGCGAAATCGCCCTGCTGAACCTTGGCGAGACCCTGCTTGATCTCCTGCCGGACCTGTCCTTCGTGCACATCCCCGTGCTCGCAGACAACAAATACTACGGCCAGACCGGCGAGCGAAGCGCCCTGGAGATCCCCAAGGCCCAGGTGGGCATCATCTCCGGGGGCGTGCGCAACGAAGAGCACCTGGAAGTGCTGCACGTCATGCGCAAACAGACCGACATCCTGGTGGCCCTGGGAACCTGCGCCACCGAGGGCGGCATCCCGGCCCTGGCCAACCTGACCTCCACGGCCTCCATGCGCGAGATGGTCTATCGCGGCCAGCCCTCCACCGTGCCCGGCCCCGATCCGGACACCGAAGCCCACCACCTGCCGCGCATGCTGGAGCGCTGCGACGCCCTGCACCAGCACGTGGCCGTGGACCTGTCCATCCCCGGATGCCCGCCGCATCCCGACTGGATCGCCGAGGCCATCGGGGCGCTCCTGGCCGGACGCGCGCCGAAGTTGCCCAGCCGCTCGGTCTGCGACGGGTGCCCCACGTATCGCACCGGCAAAAGCAGCTCCCCCGCCCTGCACCGCCTGCTGGACCAGCCCGCTTACGACGCCGACCAGGGCCTGGACGCCATGCAGTGCCTGCTGGAGCAGGGCTTCATGTGCCTTGGCCCGGTGACCCGGCGCGGCTGCGGAGGCCGCACGGGCTCGCCGCGCTGCATAAGCGCGCGCGTGCCCTGCCGGGGCTGCTACGGGCGCATCTCCGCGCACACCATGCCCATGGTGGACTACGTGGGCGCGCTCACCTCGGTGGGCCAGAATTTCGCCGCCATGCCCGACAAGCAGGGGTATCTCTCCCGCTTCGACGGGTCCGAGGCCATCCTCAAGAAGTTGGAGGACTAG
- a CDS encoding Ni/Fe hydrogenase subunit alpha, whose translation MSQTIRIAPLTRIEGHAALDIHLDQDGDVSEARMTVMSLRGFEKFVVGRPVEEVPRIVTRICGICPWQHHLASTKAAEACLGVTPTPTATKLRELCQMLATIPDKILHFYFLAAPDFVLGPDSDPAGRNVVGLVGAAPELARKAALMRYKTQMGLEKFAGKVIHPVAVLVGGFSKPLMEEDRRELTALAQEALAFSLESVKLAREQIFPKYLKLFQELGEYPSAYLGLVNPDDGAMALYDGIFRLMDQDGSYDEFPASDYLAHLAEKVEPWSYLKFPYMRKSGRLVMDEKAPVGVYRTNCLARVNVCEGISTPQAHGELEIFRREFGRPAHQAFLYHWARLIELVHCCERALELLADPEIMGRDIRTQPIAPRAGEGVGCVEAPRGSLIYHLKTDHEGMVTAANLLAGTTHNNAGMNLSLKQAAKTAIRGGVYDQGLLNTVEMCVRAYDP comes from the coding sequence ATGTCACAGACCATCCGCATCGCGCCGCTCACGCGCATAGAGGGCCACGCCGCCCTGGACATCCACCTGGACCAGGACGGCGACGTGTCCGAGGCCCGCATGACGGTCATGAGCCTGCGCGGGTTCGAGAAATTCGTGGTGGGACGCCCCGTGGAGGAGGTGCCGCGCATCGTCACCCGCATCTGCGGCATCTGCCCCTGGCAGCACCATCTGGCCTCCACCAAGGCCGCCGAGGCCTGCCTGGGGGTCACCCCCACGCCCACGGCCACCAAGCTGCGCGAGCTCTGCCAGATGCTGGCCACCATCCCCGACAAGATCCTGCACTTCTACTTTCTGGCCGCCCCGGACTTCGTGCTCGGCCCCGACTCCGACCCGGCGGGCCGCAACGTGGTCGGGCTGGTGGGCGCCGCGCCGGAGCTGGCCCGCAAGGCCGCGCTCATGCGCTACAAGACCCAGATGGGGCTCGAAAAGTTCGCGGGCAAGGTCATCCATCCGGTGGCCGTGCTGGTGGGCGGCTTCTCCAAGCCGCTCATGGAGGAAGACCGCCGAGAGCTGACCGCCCTGGCCCAGGAAGCCCTGGCCTTCAGCCTGGAGAGCGTGAAGCTGGCGCGCGAGCAGATTTTCCCCAAATACCTGAAGCTCTTCCAGGAGCTCGGCGAATACCCCAGCGCTTACCTGGGGCTCGTGAACCCAGACGACGGGGCCATGGCCCTCTACGACGGCATATTCCGCCTCATGGATCAGGACGGCTCCTACGACGAGTTCCCGGCTTCGGACTATCTGGCACACCTGGCCGAGAAGGTCGAACCCTGGAGCTACCTGAAATTCCCGTACATGCGAAAGTCCGGCAGGCTGGTCATGGACGAGAAAGCGCCCGTCGGCGTGTACCGCACCAACTGCCTGGCCCGCGTGAACGTGTGTGAGGGCATCTCCACCCCCCAGGCCCACGGCGAGCTGGAAATCTTCCGGCGCGAGTTCGGACGCCCCGCGCACCAGGCCTTCCTGTACCACTGGGCGCGGCTCATCGAGCTGGTGCACTGCTGCGAGCGGGCCCTGGAACTGTTGGCCGACCCGGAAATCATGGGCCGCGACATCCGCACCCAGCCCATCGCGCCCCGCGCGGGCGAAGGCGTCGGCTGCGTGGAGGCCCCGCGCGGCAGCCTGATCTATCATCTGAAGACCGACCACGAGGGCATGGTCACTGCCGCAAACCTGCTGGCCGGAACCACCCACAACAACGCGGGCATGAACCTCTCGCTCAAGCAGGCGGCCAAGACGGCCATCCGTGGCGGCGTGTACGACCAGGGCCTGTTGAACACCGTGGAGATGTGCGTGCGCGCCTACGACCCGTGA
- a CDS encoding hydrogenase maturation protease produces the protein MDWSAMFSAPVVVLGCGNTLFGDDGIGPRAVAELADECHPDSGAVFLDAGTSVRTLLADLLLSGASPRRLIVVDAVMEPDREPGSILEWPLRDSSDPGKRPASLHQAPTPMLLEAVRSRLGCEVRVLTVQAARIPEEMDETMSPEALAALPELKAAIRRLCSASRSDA, from the coding sequence ATGGACTGGTCCGCCATGTTCAGCGCGCCGGTCGTGGTGCTGGGCTGCGGCAACACCCTGTTCGGCGACGATGGCATCGGGCCGAGGGCCGTTGCCGAGCTGGCCGACGAATGCCATCCAGACAGTGGAGCCGTATTCCTGGACGCGGGCACCTCGGTGCGCACGCTGCTGGCCGACCTGCTGCTCTCGGGCGCGTCGCCCAGGCGGCTGATCGTGGTGGACGCGGTGATGGAGCCGGACCGCGAGCCGGGGAGCATCCTCGAGTGGCCCCTGCGCGACAGTTCAGACCCCGGCAAGCGCCCCGCCAGCCTGCATCAGGCCCCCACGCCGATGCTGCTGGAGGCGGTGCGCAGCCGCCTGGGCTGCGAGGTGCGGGTGCTGACCGTGCAAGCCGCGCGCATCCCCGAAGAGATGGACGAAACCATGAGCCCCGAGGCCCTGGCCGCTCTCCCAGAACTCAAGGCCGCCATCAGGCGGCTGTGCAGCGCTTCAAGGAGTGACGCATGA
- a CDS encoding hydrogenase iron-sulfur subunit: MNRIDHPSLSMDMDRLIHDFSLCHGCGLCGEVCPRGAITVDSVREPSGGLGKHPHLDESACIHCGRCGSVCASGAIGQEKFTELVEQMQAGNEDHLVFFCRALNLAQPSILESGEFGLNTPLVNVRKVPQLSRVALPDGVKLVDVRCTGRIGARTLLSLLLAGVKGVLIFACPPHDCEYGRDTCLAALHVDGLRSLLKAYGMGDSRVEILFEQPASPAEVEAVIERFRQGRLKVTGQALRKDSSNNRVSGF, from the coding sequence ATGAACCGCATCGACCATCCGTCCCTGTCCATGGACATGGACCGCCTGATTCACGACTTCTCCCTCTGCCACGGCTGCGGCCTGTGCGGAGAGGTCTGCCCGCGCGGGGCCATCACCGTGGACAGCGTGCGCGAGCCCTCCGGGGGCCTGGGCAAGCACCCCCACCTGGACGAGAGCGCCTGCATCCACTGCGGACGTTGCGGCTCGGTCTGCGCCAGCGGCGCAATCGGCCAGGAGAAGTTCACGGAGCTGGTGGAGCAGATGCAGGCCGGGAACGAGGATCATCTGGTGTTCTTCTGCCGCGCGCTCAACCTTGCCCAGCCAAGCATCCTGGAATCCGGCGAGTTCGGCCTGAACACGCCCCTGGTGAACGTGCGCAAGGTGCCCCAGCTCTCGCGGGTCGCGCTCCCTGACGGCGTCAAACTGGTGGACGTGCGCTGCACGGGACGCATCGGGGCGCGCACGCTGCTGTCGCTGTTGCTGGCCGGGGTGAAGGGCGTTTTGATCTTCGCCTGCCCACCCCACGACTGCGAATACGGCAGGGACACCTGTCTGGCCGCGCTGCACGTGGATGGTCTGCGCTCTCTGCTGAAGGCCTACGGCATGGGGGATTCGCGGGTGGAGATACTCTTCGAGCAGCCCGCCAGCCCGGCGGAGGTGGAAGCCGTGATCGAGCGATTCCGCCAGGGACGCCTGAAGGTGACCGGGCAGGCCCTCCGCAAGGACTCTTCAAACAACCGGGTCAGCGGCTTCTGA
- a CDS encoding PP2C family protein-serine/threonine phosphatase, translating into MDALPPVELGAIILGGFSLPLLFRSPLEKALVESRDIFDQPRWQFVLDFSLGFLGGAFALSFEAIVLDFPLFSGVKLWIGMAALAFFLAMDSTLSRQRRIIDRACTKNWRIPPERIRPMARKFAVAGLGSAVVVSALLTVILTNGVDWLAGQTGSPAALAEAKRAVTLEVVYVTVILLVAVALLVMRYSENLRRLLGEQTTVLEAVSRGDLSKFIPVATADEFGVIAARTNAMIEGLRHRTELMKALDQAQAVQQSLLPGKIPLRPGMEMAATAIYSGQTGGDYYDFLELAGDNLAVVVADVSGHGVDSALLMASARGFLRQAALCLSDTSRIVTTLNRHLSRDVASSSHFITMFMLVLDPVNKRLEWVRAGHDPAMIYDPATDEFSELMGRGLPLAVDQESSYMARRLGEWPQGKVLVLGTDGLWESFSPDGSVMYGKDRLREVIRRSAAQDAGKSAQEILDAITEDWREFLDGGAQEDDVTLVVIRFE; encoded by the coding sequence ATGGATGCCCTGCCCCCCGTGGAACTGGGGGCGATCATCCTGGGCGGCTTCTCGCTGCCGCTGCTCTTCCGGTCGCCTTTGGAAAAGGCCCTGGTGGAGAGCCGCGACATTTTCGATCAACCCCGCTGGCAGTTCGTGCTGGACTTCAGCCTTGGATTCCTGGGCGGGGCGTTCGCCCTCAGCTTTGAGGCCATCGTGCTGGACTTCCCCCTGTTCAGCGGGGTGAAGCTGTGGATCGGCATGGCCGCCCTGGCCTTTTTCCTGGCAATGGATTCCACCCTGTCGCGCCAGCGGCGCATAATCGACCGGGCCTGCACCAAGAACTGGCGCATCCCGCCGGAGCGCATCCGCCCCATGGCCCGCAAGTTCGCCGTGGCGGGCCTGGGGTCGGCCGTGGTGGTTTCGGCGCTCCTGACCGTCATCCTGACCAACGGCGTGGACTGGCTGGCCGGGCAGACCGGCAGCCCGGCGGCCCTGGCCGAGGCCAAGCGCGCCGTGACCTTGGAAGTGGTGTACGTCACGGTGATTCTGCTGGTGGCGGTGGCCCTTCTGGTGATGCGCTACTCCGAGAACCTGCGTCGCCTCCTGGGTGAGCAGACCACAGTGCTGGAGGCCGTCAGCCGGGGAGACCTCAGCAAGTTCATCCCCGTGGCCACGGCGGACGAGTTCGGGGTGATCGCCGCGCGCACCAACGCCATGATCGAGGGGCTACGGCACCGCACCGAGCTGATGAAGGCCCTGGATCAGGCCCAGGCCGTGCAGCAAAGCCTGCTGCCGGGCAAGATCCCCCTGCGCCCCGGCATGGAGATGGCCGCCACGGCCATCTATTCCGGCCAGACCGGGGGCGACTACTACGATTTTCTGGAGCTGGCCGGGGACAATCTGGCCGTGGTGGTGGCGGACGTATCCGGCCACGGCGTGGATTCGGCCCTGCTCATGGCCTCTGCCAGGGGATTCCTGCGTCAGGCCGCGCTGTGCCTGTCGGACACCTCGCGCATCGTGACCACCCTGAACCGCCACCTGTCCCGCGACGTGGCCTCCAGCAGCCACTTCATCACCATGTTCATGCTGGTGCTGGACCCGGTGAACAAGCGCCTGGAGTGGGTGCGCGCGGGGCACGACCCTGCCATGATCTACGACCCGGCCACGGACGAGTTCTCTGAACTGATGGGGCGCGGCCTGCCCCTGGCCGTGGACCAGGAGAGCTCCTACATGGCCCGCCGCCTGGGGGAATGGCCCCAGGGCAAGGTGCTGGTGCTCGGCACGGACGGCCTGTGGGAGAGCTTCAGCCCCGACGGCTCGGTGATGTACGGCAAGGACCGCCTGCGCGAGGTCATCAGGCGCAGCGCCGCTCAGGATGCTGGGAAGTCCGCCCAGGAAATCCTGGACGCCATCACGGAAGACTGGCGCGAGTTCCTGGACGGCGGCGCGCAGGAAGACGACGTCACCCTGGTGGTCATCCGGTTCGAATAA
- the htpX gene encoding zinc metalloprotease HtpX has product MTSQLKTGLLLGLLTAVLVLMGSAMGGKTGLVIALVMAVVMNVGSYWFSDRIVLSMYRAQELSEEDAPGLFDLTRQLAANAGLPMPKLYLVPQEQPNAFATGRNPANAAVAVTEGLLRLVSPEELSGILAHEMAHIKNRDILVQTIAAVVGGAITSVATMLQWGAIFGMGRSSDEEGGGGGAFGAILMAIVAPIAAMLIQMAISRSREYLADETGAKLAGNPLPLAGALQKLDDYAHAIPMHGANPATENMFIISPLSGGGVAGLFSTHPPTEERIRRLRAMAGR; this is encoded by the coding sequence ATGACCAGTCAGTTGAAGACGGGCCTTCTGCTCGGCCTTTTGACCGCCGTGCTGGTGCTCATGGGCTCTGCCATGGGCGGCAAGACCGGGCTGGTGATAGCCCTGGTGATGGCCGTTGTGATGAACGTGGGCAGCTATTGGTTCTCGGACAGGATCGTCCTGTCCATGTACCGCGCCCAGGAACTCTCCGAGGAAGACGCGCCGGGCCTCTTCGACCTGACGCGACAGCTCGCGGCCAACGCGGGCCTGCCCATGCCCAAGCTCTATCTTGTTCCCCAGGAACAGCCCAACGCCTTCGCCACCGGGCGAAACCCCGCCAACGCAGCCGTGGCCGTGACCGAAGGGCTCCTGCGCCTGGTGTCGCCCGAGGAACTCTCAGGCATCCTGGCCCACGAGATGGCTCACATCAAGAACCGCGACATTCTGGTGCAGACCATCGCCGCCGTGGTGGGCGGAGCCATCACCAGCGTGGCCACCATGCTCCAGTGGGGCGCGATCTTCGGCATGGGCCGCTCGAGCGACGAGGAGGGCGGCGGAGGCGGAGCCTTCGGAGCCATCCTCATGGCCATCGTGGCCCCCATCGCGGCCATGCTCATCCAGATGGCCATCTCGCGCTCGCGCGAGTACCTGGCCGACGAGACCGGCGCGAAGCTGGCCGGAAACCCGCTGCCCCTGGCAGGAGCGCTCCAGAAGCTGGACGACTACGCCCACGCCATCCCCATGCATGGCGCGAACCCGGCCACGGAGAACATGTTCATCATAAGCCCCCTGAGCGGCGGCGGAGTGGCCGGGCTGTTCTCCACCCACCCGCCCACCGAGGAGCGCATCCGCAGGCTGCGCGCCATGGCCGGACGCTAA
- a CDS encoding Hsp20/alpha crystallin family protein has protein sequence MAKLNWNPWMGLADMKAEVERVMSEAARRGRAPSGVSEKAYFWAPAADVLETADAYVITVELPGVEREDVAVEVKTRTLWVYGERRFAKGCEGEAEAVYHSLERSYGPFARRFVLPKGVDRSSVGAVFKNGLLEISLPKECHEARCRRIQIL, from the coding sequence ATGGCCAAGCTGAACTGGAATCCCTGGATGGGGCTGGCGGACATGAAGGCCGAAGTGGAACGGGTCATGTCCGAGGCCGCCCGCAGGGGCCGCGCCCCAAGCGGCGTGAGCGAGAAGGCGTATTTCTGGGCGCCAGCCGCCGATGTTCTGGAGACCGCAGACGCCTACGTCATCACCGTTGAACTGCCCGGCGTTGAGCGCGAGGACGTGGCCGTGGAGGTCAAGACCCGCACCTTGTGGGTCTACGGGGAGCGCCGCTTCGCCAAAGGGTGCGAGGGCGAGGCCGAAGCCGTGTACCATTCGCTGGAGCGGTCCTACGGCCCCTTTGCCCGGCGCTTCGTGCTGCCCAAGGGCGTGGACCGCAGCTCCGTGGGAGCCGTGTTCAAGAACGGCCTGCTGGAGATATCCCTGCCCAAGGAATGCCACGAGGCCCGCTGTCGGCGCATCCAGATTCTCTAG